The proteins below come from a single Amycolatopsis lurida genomic window:
- a CDS encoding cation:proton antiporter: MIQSVLVGAVVVLAWTMTAARLERWQITAPMAMVAAGLAIGFSTRNDLGNGLNTEIALNAAELILALLLFVDATAVKGGYLGHDAKTAVRLLLIALPLTILIVMGVGLLALPGLGWAAVLLIACVIAPTDFAPATSVVHDVRVPERVRHLLNVESGYNDGVVAPVFIFALTLAGSHHQANTPGEALQTAIPAALLAVLAGSVIGAVAAVAMNVTAKHGWSTRHSARVAAVALPLLTYTAAVAIGGNGFVAAFICGIAYKTARHPGEDEVGLAEDVSSLCGLLMWFVFGSTAVLVLSFGLTWGIVLVSVVALTVARLIPVLLTLLRTDFRWRDRLTIGLLAPRGAASIVFGLLAFNSLDGDAADVALSVMAVTVLLSVAAHGVGASAFLNRKSKRH, from the coding sequence ATGATCCAGAGCGTGCTCGTCGGCGCGGTCGTCGTGCTGGCTTGGACGATGACGGCGGCGCGGCTGGAGCGGTGGCAGATCACCGCGCCGATGGCGATGGTCGCGGCCGGGCTGGCGATCGGGTTCAGCACCCGCAACGATCTCGGCAACGGGCTCAACACCGAGATCGCGCTCAACGCGGCGGAACTGATCCTCGCGCTGCTGCTGTTCGTGGACGCCACCGCGGTCAAGGGCGGCTATCTCGGCCACGACGCCAAGACCGCGGTGCGCCTGCTGCTGATCGCGCTGCCGCTGACCATCCTGATCGTCATGGGTGTCGGCCTGCTGGCGCTGCCGGGCCTCGGCTGGGCCGCGGTCCTGTTGATCGCCTGCGTCATCGCCCCGACGGACTTCGCGCCGGCGACGTCCGTGGTGCACGACGTCCGGGTGCCCGAACGCGTGCGGCATTTGCTGAACGTCGAGAGCGGCTACAACGACGGCGTCGTCGCCCCGGTGTTCATCTTCGCGCTCACCCTCGCGGGGAGCCACCACCAGGCGAACACGCCGGGCGAGGCGTTGCAGACCGCGATCCCGGCGGCGTTGCTGGCCGTGCTGGCGGGCTCCGTCATCGGTGCGGTGGCCGCGGTGGCGATGAACGTGACGGCCAAGCACGGCTGGTCGACCCGGCATTCCGCGCGGGTCGCGGCGGTCGCCCTGCCGCTGCTGACCTACACCGCCGCCGTCGCGATCGGTGGTAACGGCTTCGTCGCCGCGTTCATCTGCGGGATCGCCTACAAGACCGCGCGGCACCCCGGCGAAGACGAAGTCGGGCTCGCTGAGGACGTCAGTTCGCTGTGCGGGCTGCTGATGTGGTTCGTCTTCGGCAGTACCGCGGTGCTGGTGCTGTCCTTCGGCCTCACCTGGGGCATCGTGCTCGTCAGTGTCGTGGCACTGACCGTCGCGCGGCTGATCCCGGTGCTGCTCACCTTGCTGCGGACGGACTTCCGGTGGCGGGACCGGCTGACCATCGGCCTGCTGGCCCCGCGTGGCGCGGCGTCGATCGTGTTCGGCCTGCTCGCCTTCAACTCACTCGACGGGGACGCGGCGGACGTCGCGTTGAGCGTCATGGCGGTGACCGTGCTGCTGAGCGTCGCCGCGCACGGTGTCGGGGCCTCGGCGTTCCTGAACCGCAAGTCGAAGAGACACTGA
- a CDS encoding DUF5919 domain-containing protein: protein MAERGRIRRSLARVITDDNLDLYVLGTVALAFTVLGATGISDVKTLSSVVTALLALLAFSQIRSRRLTEQVRDSNRGGPASFFEPEFPADLISRRAAAFDILLVGHSMTRTVQGMRSDIRSILESDGRIRVLVLDPTDEELVAIADRRISQGLGQGRLRQRILATLDELTSLKSRTGGRLEIRVSSRIPSAGFNCLDVSGKRGLICVQHYEYRPSGEAAPVFTVEPKDAPWYRHFAGEAERLWEDGTPWPLSPADQVARARRPVFSEDFGPALAEAIDGTSELLITGMARNTLVNNGYGQLEERLRAGAKIRFVLIDPHSPAIGTAASRYYAVQSPESARERVLHTLRVLAELKRSTGGDLTVRLVAHPVATGAIVTGTALFAEYYTYQAAGEPKFVLQPADGAAYRTFLGEAEALWTSAAPYDLTVDDVETAGG from the coding sequence GTGGCGGAGCGTGGACGGATCCGGCGATCGCTGGCGCGCGTGATCACCGACGACAACCTGGATCTGTACGTACTGGGCACCGTCGCACTGGCGTTCACCGTCCTCGGCGCGACCGGGATCTCGGACGTCAAAACGCTTTCGTCCGTGGTGACGGCGTTGCTGGCCCTGCTCGCCTTCTCCCAGATCCGCTCGCGGCGGCTGACCGAACAGGTCCGCGACTCCAACCGGGGTGGCCCGGCGTCGTTCTTCGAACCGGAATTCCCCGCTGATCTCATCTCCCGGCGTGCGGCGGCGTTCGACATCCTGCTCGTCGGCCATTCGATGACCCGGACCGTGCAGGGGATGCGCAGTGACATCCGGTCGATCCTCGAATCGGACGGACGGATCCGGGTGCTGGTGCTGGATCCGACCGACGAAGAGCTCGTCGCCATCGCCGATCGCCGGATCTCCCAGGGTCTCGGACAGGGGCGGCTGCGGCAACGGATCCTGGCGACCCTGGACGAGCTGACGTCCTTGAAGAGCAGGACCGGCGGCAGGCTGGAGATCCGGGTGTCGTCGCGGATCCCGTCCGCGGGTTTCAACTGTCTCGACGTCTCCGGCAAACGGGGCCTGATCTGCGTGCAGCACTACGAATACCGGCCGAGTGGTGAGGCCGCGCCGGTGTTCACAGTGGAACCGAAGGACGCTCCCTGGTACCGGCACTTCGCCGGCGAGGCGGAACGGCTGTGGGAGGACGGCACACCCTGGCCGCTGTCCCCCGCGGACCAGGTCGCGCGGGCGCGCCGCCCGGTGTTCAGCGAGGACTTCGGCCCCGCCCTCGCCGAGGCGATCGACGGCACGAGCGAACTCCTGATCACCGGGATGGCCCGCAACACCCTGGTGAACAACGGTTACGGCCAACTCGAAGAACGGTTGCGGGCCGGCGCCAAGATCCGGTTCGTGCTGATCGACCCGCATTCGCCCGCGATCGGCACAGCGGCCTCCCGGTACTACGCCGTGCAGTCTCCGGAAAGCGCGCGAGAGCGGGTCCTCCACACGCTGCGGGTGCTGGCCGAACTGAAACGCTCGACCGGTGGCGACCTCACGGTCCGGCTCGTCGCGCACCCCGTCGCCACGGGAGCGATCGTCACCGGCACCGCGCTGTTCGCCGAGTACTACACCTACCAGGCCGCGGGTGAGCCGAAGTTCGTGCTGCAGCCCGCGGACGGCGCGGCGTACCGGACCTTCCTCGGCGAGGCGGAGGCGTTGTGGACCAGTGCCGCGCCGTACGACCTGACCGTGGACGACGTGGAGACGGCGGGCGGCTGA
- a CDS encoding LysR family transcriptional regulator, protein MELELRHLRIMCAIAELGSITKAANTLGMAQPALTAQLKRIERTLGGKLFLRDHTGTRPTALGLLVLDRAKMVLPAVSSLHDEAARLAQHAGTGEPVTLRLGSATGPMLGALLQRLGTTHPDIHVATHTSWSANKLADMTAEGALDFAFVGVCGDAAPPPEPGLRWRTLAHHPVFVLMSARDERAQRPEVELGALANERWCATPGDGCFGDCFASACARSGFTPRSLYETDVLTCIEMVESGHAVVLCQPLFHEIPGIVAVPIAGNPLSWRNLVGWSERGEMGPFAAEMIALSRAVYGELIDRRPTYSKYLELNPGYGVDYTDAGMR, encoded by the coding sequence ATGGAGCTGGAACTGCGCCACCTGCGCATCATGTGCGCGATCGCCGAACTCGGGAGTATCACCAAGGCGGCGAACACGCTCGGAATGGCGCAGCCTGCACTGACAGCACAACTGAAGCGCATCGAACGGACCCTCGGCGGGAAGCTGTTCCTGCGCGACCACACGGGTACCCGGCCGACCGCGCTCGGCCTCCTCGTCCTCGACAGGGCGAAGATGGTGCTCCCCGCCGTGTCGTCGCTGCACGACGAGGCGGCGCGGCTCGCCCAGCACGCCGGTACCGGTGAGCCGGTGACCCTGCGGCTCGGCTCGGCGACGGGGCCGATGCTGGGGGCGCTCCTGCAGCGTCTCGGCACCACCCATCCCGACATCCATGTCGCCACGCATACGTCGTGGTCGGCCAACAAACTCGCGGACATGACCGCCGAGGGCGCGCTGGACTTCGCCTTCGTCGGCGTTTGCGGTGACGCCGCGCCGCCGCCGGAGCCCGGCCTCCGCTGGCGGACGCTCGCGCATCATCCGGTGTTCGTGCTGATGTCGGCGCGGGACGAGCGCGCGCAGCGGCCCGAGGTCGAGCTCGGCGCGCTCGCGAACGAACGGTGGTGCGCGACGCCGGGTGACGGCTGTTTCGGCGACTGTTTCGCCTCCGCTTGCGCGAGATCGGGGTTCACACCGCGTTCGTTGTACGAAACCGATGTGCTGACGTGTATCGAGATGGTCGAGTCGGGACACGCGGTGGTGCTGTGCCAGCCGCTGTTCCACGAGATCCCGGGCATCGTCGCGGTCCCGATCGCGGGGAATCCGCTGAGCTGGCGGAACCTCGTCGGCTGGTCGGAGCGCGGGGAGATGGGTCCCTTCGCCGCGGAGATGATCGCCCTGTCCCGCGCGGTGTACGGCGAACTGATCGACCGGCGGCCGACCTACTCGAAGTATCTGGAGTTGAACCCGGGGTACGGCGTGGACTACACGGACGCCGGGATGCGCTGA
- a CDS encoding alpha-lytic protease prodomain-containing protein produces the protein MNRKIVAAAAAALTGAGLVTAIALTPSASAGQNVSAAEQVRSEIVAALARDLKISPEQARTRLDGEQKAASADSDLKSRLGSSYAGSWLDAAGTTLTVAVTDAALEGVVRAAGAAPKTVARSAAQLDAAKLSLDAKGTSAPKTVPGWYVDATTNSIVVLANAGGEAAAKSWATAAGVGADAVRVETSAESPVPLIDVIGGNAYTFGSGRCSIGFSVEGGFVTAGHCGTTGTRTSNPSGSVAGSSFPGNDYGWVRVDAGNTPRPLVNRYPGTVPVAGSQEAAIGASVCRSGSTTGWHCGTIQQKNASVNYPQGTVSGLTRTNACAEPGDSGGSWLAGDQAQGVTSGGSGNCSSGGTFYFQPISEILSVYNLRLVTSGSNPPSSTTPTTTTSNNPPGGTWAAGTTYAVGATVTYGGATYRALQGHTAQAGWEPPNVPALWARA, from the coding sequence ATGAACCGAAAGATCGTAGCGGCCGCCGCGGCGGCTCTGACCGGCGCGGGCCTGGTCACGGCCATCGCGCTGACGCCGAGCGCCAGCGCCGGCCAGAACGTGTCGGCCGCCGAGCAGGTCCGGTCGGAGATCGTCGCCGCCTTGGCGCGAGACCTGAAGATCAGTCCGGAACAGGCGAGGACCCGCCTCGACGGCGAGCAGAAGGCGGCCAGCGCCGACAGCGACCTCAAATCCCGGCTCGGCTCGTCCTACGCCGGATCCTGGCTGGACGCGGCCGGGACCACGCTGACCGTCGCGGTCACCGACGCGGCACTGGAGGGTGTCGTCCGTGCGGCGGGCGCGGCCCCGAAGACGGTCGCGCGGAGTGCGGCTCAGCTCGACGCGGCGAAGCTGTCGTTGGACGCCAAGGGAACCAGCGCTCCGAAGACCGTGCCCGGCTGGTACGTCGACGCCACCACGAACTCGATCGTGGTACTGGCCAACGCCGGTGGCGAGGCGGCCGCGAAATCGTGGGCCACCGCGGCGGGCGTGGGCGCCGACGCGGTGCGGGTCGAGACCAGCGCCGAAAGCCCGGTTCCGCTGATCGACGTCATCGGCGGCAACGCCTACACCTTCGGCTCGGGCCGGTGCTCGATCGGTTTCTCGGTCGAAGGCGGCTTCGTGACCGCGGGACACTGCGGCACCACGGGGACGCGGACTTCGAACCCGAGCGGGAGCGTCGCCGGTTCCAGCTTCCCCGGTAACGACTACGGCTGGGTCCGCGTGGACGCGGGCAACACCCCGCGTCCGCTGGTGAACCGCTACCCGGGCACCGTGCCGGTGGCGGGTTCGCAGGAGGCCGCGATCGGCGCGTCGGTCTGCCGTTCCGGTTCCACGACGGGCTGGCACTGCGGCACCATCCAGCAGAAGAACGCGTCGGTGAACTACCCGCAGGGCACCGTTTCCGGCCTCACCCGGACCAACGCCTGCGCCGAGCCGGGTGACTCGGGTGGTTCGTGGCTCGCGGGCGACCAGGCGCAGGGCGTCACCTCCGGTGGCTCCGGCAACTGCAGCTCGGGCGGCACGTTCTACTTCCAGCCGATCTCGGAGATCCTGAGCGTCTACAACCTGCGTCTGGTGACCTCGGGTTCGAACCCGCCCTCCAGCACGACGCCGACCACCACGACGTCGAACAACCCGCCCGGTGGAACCTGGGCGGCAGGCACCACCTACGCCGTCGGCGCGACGGTGACTTACGGCGGTGCCACTTACCGGGCCCTGCAGGGCCACACCGCTCAGGCAGGTTGGGAGCCGCCGAACGTCCCAGCGCTTTGGGCGCGCGCCTGA
- a CDS encoding DMT family transporter produces the protein MSWLVLIVSGVLEAVWATALGKSEGLSRPVPSVIFGVTLVASMVGLAYAMKDLPVGTAYAVWVGIGASLTVAYGMWSGAETVSVARILLIVGIVACVVGLKILH, from the coding sequence ATGTCGTGGCTTGTCCTGATCGTTTCGGGTGTGCTGGAAGCCGTATGGGCCACCGCCCTCGGCAAATCCGAAGGGCTGTCCCGGCCGGTACCGTCGGTGATCTTCGGCGTGACGCTGGTCGCCAGCATGGTGGGCCTCGCGTACGCGATGAAGGATCTCCCCGTCGGCACCGCCTACGCGGTCTGGGTCGGCATCGGGGCTTCGCTCACCGTCGCCTACGGCATGTGGTCGGGGGCGGAAACCGTTTCGGTGGCCAGGATCCTGCTGATCGTGGGGATCGTGGCCTGTGTGGTGGGCCTCAAAATCCTGCACTGA
- a CDS encoding TetR/AcrR family transcriptional regulator gives MGRPPRHTADDFLDAAVRIFATEGAAGVTMSAVARQVGAPSGSIYHRFPGRPALLAAVWFRTVTRFQQGYLKALEQEPVIEAAVEAAAQVVRWCRAHPAEGKLLYGGDRALGVDDWSAEDRARVDAANQRLDAAITKVVRRLRPLTGRSTDELMLALVDLPYAAVRRHLDRGEAPPPRTVDLVARTTRTLLAG, from the coding sequence ATGGGACGGCCACCGCGGCACACCGCCGATGACTTCCTCGACGCCGCCGTGCGGATCTTCGCCACCGAAGGGGCCGCCGGGGTGACCATGTCGGCCGTCGCCCGCCAGGTCGGCGCGCCGAGCGGGTCGATCTACCACCGCTTCCCCGGACGTCCGGCGCTGCTCGCCGCCGTCTGGTTTCGCACGGTGACCCGCTTCCAGCAGGGCTACCTCAAAGCACTCGAACAGGAACCGGTCATCGAAGCCGCCGTCGAGGCCGCCGCACAGGTCGTCCGCTGGTGCCGCGCCCATCCCGCCGAGGGGAAACTGCTCTACGGCGGCGACAGAGCGCTCGGCGTCGACGACTGGAGCGCCGAAGACCGCGCCCGCGTCGACGCCGCCAACCAGCGCCTCGACGCGGCGATCACCAAGGTCGTGCGACGGCTGCGTCCGCTGACCGGCCGGAGCACCGACGAACTGATGCTCGCCTTGGTGGACCTTCCCTACGCGGCGGTGAGGCGCCATCTCGACCGCGGTGAGGCGCCACCGCCGCGCACCGTCGACCTGGTGGCCAGGACCACGCGCACGCTGCTGGCGGGCTGA
- a CDS encoding SRPBCC family protein — protein MRVWNRHHRIVGVAQDRAGALIDTLSADGDRLWPVDAWPPLRFDRPLGVGADGGHGPVRYHVESYEPGRSVRFRFSAPRGFDGFHEFTLRATETGETELVHLMVLRLRHPAWFTYPLLWRPMHDALLEDCLDRAERELTGTVAKPARWSLYVRLLRSLISGRRPFRLSTNKVPPMSTTAIK, from the coding sequence ATGCGCGTGTGGAACAGGCATCACCGGATCGTCGGCGTGGCACAGGACCGTGCCGGCGCGCTGATCGACACTCTGTCCGCGGACGGCGACAGGCTCTGGCCCGTCGACGCGTGGCCGCCGTTGCGGTTCGACCGGCCACTCGGGGTGGGCGCCGACGGCGGGCACGGACCGGTGCGGTATCACGTCGAGTCCTACGAGCCAGGAAGGTCCGTGCGGTTCAGGTTCAGCGCGCCCCGCGGCTTCGACGGGTTCCACGAATTCACCCTGCGCGCGACGGAAACCGGGGAGACCGAACTCGTGCACCTCATGGTGCTGCGGCTTCGGCACCCGGCATGGTTCACCTATCCGCTGTTGTGGCGGCCGATGCACGACGCGTTGCTGGAAGACTGCCTCGACCGTGCCGAGCGTGAACTCACCGGCACGGTCGCGAAGCCGGCGCGATGGAGCCTTTACGTTCGGCTCTTGCGGAGCCTGATCTCCGGCAGGAGGCCCTTTCGCTTGAGTACGAACAAAGTGCCGCCGATGAGCACGACGGCGATCAAGTAA